The proteins below come from a single Burkholderia humptydooensis genomic window:
- a CDS encoding lytic polysaccharide monooxygenase auxiliary activity family 9 protein has product MSTTDSRSATRSSSISPRHGRVITPESRAVYLYEAGKLDFGQVNELEGGKFFPATQGGLRDPDAPDDVANGVPPHDGEIASGGRTADARAQLNEPDSVAHWQKHAVRSGQSLQITWSYSMPHKTRRWTYWITKPGWDTHARLARAHFEPDPLKVYLNTYQPYWGPDADRELIPRGDTIHEFNLPARTGYHVLLATWDVADTANAFYQVIDLNFA; this is encoded by the coding sequence ATGAGCACTACCGATTCGAGAAGCGCAACGAGGTCCTCGTCAATTTCTCCGCGGCACGGTCGCGTCATCACGCCCGAATCGCGCGCCGTGTATCTCTACGAAGCAGGCAAGCTCGACTTCGGGCAGGTCAACGAGCTGGAAGGCGGCAAATTCTTTCCCGCGACACAAGGTGGGCTGAGAGATCCGGACGCGCCGGACGATGTCGCCAACGGCGTGCCGCCGCACGACGGCGAAATCGCGAGCGGCGGGCGCACGGCGGATGCCCGTGCGCAACTCAACGAACCCGATTCCGTCGCACATTGGCAGAAGCATGCGGTGCGCTCGGGGCAGTCGCTGCAAATCACGTGGTCGTATTCGATGCCGCACAAGACGCGGCGCTGGACGTACTGGATCACCAAGCCGGGATGGGACACCCACGCGCGGCTCGCGCGCGCGCATTTCGAGCCCGATCCGCTGAAGGTCTATCTGAACACGTATCAGCCGTACTGGGGGCCGGACGCAGACCGGGAGCTGATTCCCAGAGGCGACACGATTCACGAATTCAATCTGCCCGCTCGCACCGGCTATCACGTGCTGCTCGCGACGTGGGACGTCGCCGATACCGCCAACGCGTTCTATCAGGTGATCGACCTGAATTTCGCGTGA
- a CDS encoding DUF4411 family protein: MRWCFDTSALIEPWVRLYPPDLFAPIWQKLTELCEAGDIVAPIDVLHELEKQKDDLHDWAESEANEMFLDPDRRDVAARIWTVG, translated from the coding sequence GTGAGATGGTGCTTTGATACTAGTGCTCTGATCGAGCCTTGGGTACGTTTGTACCCGCCGGACTTGTTTGCGCCTATTTGGCAGAAACTAACCGAGCTTTGTGAGGCGGGGGACATCGTCGCCCCTATCGATGTTCTCCATGAGTTGGAGAAGCAAAAGGACGACCTCCATGATTGGGCGGAGAGCGAAGCCAACGAGATGTTTCTAGACCCTGATAGAAGAGATGTGGCTGCGCGAATTTGGACAGTCGGATAA
- a CDS encoding IS3 family transposase (programmed frameshift) → MTKRTRRTHSAAFKAKVALAAVKGERTLAELAQQFDVHPNQITEWKRQLQERAADVFGVGGAPSNEPPVDLKSLHAKIGQLTLENDFLKRRARQGGIAERKEMIDRKHALPISQQARLVGVARSSVYYRPQPVSEADQLLMRRIDELHMEFPFAGARMLARLLRREGHEVGRRRVRTLMKRMGVEALYCKPNTSRRNAQHKIWPYLLRGMKIDRANQAWALDTTYIPMARGFVYLTAVVDWSSRKVLAHRVAITLEAVHAVEALEEAFARYGRPDIVNTDQGSQFTANAFTEAVLSRGIRLSMDGKGSWRDNVFVERVWRSIKYEEVYLKAYESVSHARRSIGEYISLYNRKRPHSSLADQTPDEAYFATLPAIKSAA, encoded by the exons ATGACGAAGAGAACCCGACGGACGCACTCAGCGGCGTTCAAAGCGAAGGTGGCACTGGCAGCGGTCAAAGGCGAGCGGACGCTGGCCGAATTGGCGCAGCAGTTCGATGTACACCCGAACCAGATCACGGAATGGAAACGGCAATTGCAGGAGCGCGCGGCGGACGTGTTCGGCGTGGGCGGTGCGCCGTCGAACGAGCCGCCGGTTGATCTGAAATCGCTGCACGCGAAGATCGGGCAACTGACGCTGGAAAATGATTTTTTAA AGCGGCGCGCTCGACAAGGCGGGATTGCTGAGCGCAAAGAAATGATCGACCGTAAGCACGCTTTGCCGATTTCGCAGCAGGCCCGTCTCGTCGGCGTGGCGAGATCGAGCGTGTATTACCGACCGCAGCCGGTGAGTGAAGCGGATCAGTTGCTGATGCGACGGATCGACGAATTGCACATGGAGTTTCCCTTTGCCGGGGCGCGGATGCTGGCGCGCCTGCTGCGTCGGGAAGGCCATGAGGTTGGCCGTCGCCGAGTGCGGACGTTGATGAAGCGCATGGGCGTAGAGGCGTTGTACTGCAAGCCGAACACGAGCCGTCGCAACGCGCAGCACAAGATCTGGCCGTACCTGCTGCGCGGCATGAAGATTGACCGGGCGAATCAGGCGTGGGCACTCGACACGACCTACATTCCGATGGCACGAGGCTTCGTGTACCTGACGGCGGTGGTGGACTGGTCGAGCCGCAAGGTTCTCGCGCATCGGGTGGCGATCACGCTGGAAGCCGTACATGCTGTCGAGGCGCTGGAAGAAGCGTTCGCCCGCTACGGGCGGCCGGACATCGTGAACACCGACCAGGGCAGTCAGTTCACGGCCAACGCGTTCACCGAGGCGGTACTCAGTCGGGGCATCCGGCTGTCGATGGACGGCAAGGGAAGCTGGCGCGACAACGTATTCGTCGAACGGGTCTGGCGGAGCATCAAGTACGAAGAGGTCTACCTGAAGGCGTATGAGTCGGTCAGCCATGCCCGGCGCTCCATCGGCGAGTACATCAGCTTGTACAACCGGAAACGGCCCCATTCGAGCCTGGCGGATCAGACGCCGGATGAGGCATACTTCGCGACGCTGCCTGCGATCAAATCGGCAGCATAA
- a CDS encoding type II toxin-antitoxin system RelE/ParE family toxin, whose protein sequence is MIVEWRALAREDRSNLFDFIAADNPVAALELDDRIERLTDALVEHPELYRVGRVRGTREMVLTSSYLLVYRVRKKAGVVEIVRIVGARQRYPKD, encoded by the coding sequence TTGATCGTCGAATGGCGCGCGCTTGCACGGGAAGACCGCAGCAACTTGTTCGATTTCATCGCGGCTGATAATCCGGTCGCCGCGCTTGAACTGGACGACCGCATCGAGCGTTTGACCGACGCGTTGGTCGAGCATCCGGAACTTTACCGGGTGGGACGGGTGCGCGGAACGCGCGAGATGGTGCTGACGTCCAGCTACCTGTTGGTCTATCGCGTCAGAAAGAAGGCGGGGGTGGTCGAAATCGTACGCATTGTCGGTGCTCGGCAGCGTTATCCGAAAGATTAG
- a CDS encoding DUF4411 family protein, producing the protein MFKKVVNDHPGFMKVNSTKSGADPAVVAFAEAHGLVVVTYETMAKKDAAPKIPNVCEARGLECVQLIDVLRAVDFKLGG; encoded by the coding sequence GTGTTCAAAAAAGTAGTCAATGACCACCCGGGGTTTATGAAAGTGAACTCCACAAAATCAGGCGCTGATCCGGCTGTCGTTGCTTTTGCGGAAGCGCATGGCCTCGTTGTTGTGACATACGAGACGATGGCAAAGAAAGATGCTGCTCCGAAAATTCCAAACGTTTGTGAGGCACGGGGGCTTGAATGTGTTCAGCTTATCGATGTACTGAGGGCAGTTGACTTTAAGCTTGGTGGATAG
- a CDS encoding VF_A0006 family four-cysteine protein, with product MHLTARSLLLVAILSPLSAAAFNEEQGYNQCILNALRGSRNPTATGFMRNACDQLYRNWAMLLPRDRAYHTCILDSLGGVKDTYAVQELVAACSRQSEGARPTFK from the coding sequence ATGCATCTGACCGCCAGGAGTCTGTTGCTCGTCGCCATCCTCAGCCCGCTTTCGGCGGCCGCGTTCAACGAAGAGCAGGGGTATAACCAGTGCATTCTCAACGCGTTGCGGGGAAGCCGGAACCCGACCGCGACGGGCTTCATGCGCAATGCGTGCGATCAGCTCTACCGGAATTGGGCGATGTTGCTGCCGCGCGACCGCGCGTATCACACGTGCATCCTGGATAGCCTCGGGGGCGTGAAGGACACTTACGCCGTGCAGGAGCTCGTCGCCGCCTGTTCTCGGCAGAGCGAAGGCGCGAGGCCCACGTTCAAGTAG
- a CDS encoding XRE family transcriptional regulator — MFHPSPRQSFRNWCRPESAILFFTMAGPDLSGLLNPDLLVWAREQSRMGVDAAAQKIGQSTERLTEWESGERVPTLSQLRTLANVYKRSIGVFFLNERPKVPHRPVDYRQLEVSAIEFMTPALANGIREAEAKREAALDILAQLEDEPPAWNLSIARDMQPEAAAAMLVERLGITMATRARWTDHYEALNGWRSAIESLGVMVVQLSRVPIREMRGCSLAIFPLPVIILNSADSPLGRVFTLLHELTHLARAESSLCDIVEDGQREPLYEEVEIYCNHVAGNALVPRTELLALNDVQQASRTTTWGNDQLRVISRRFWASREAILRRLLDMGKTSRVHYQEMRARFVAEYEALREDSSGRVPQYRLVLLSNGRYLTRLAVNAYASSTITGSELSRILNTKLDHLPKIKNALRGEVIA; from the coding sequence TTGTTCCATCCGAGCCCGCGTCAGTCGTTCAGAAACTGGTGTCGTCCTGAATCTGCTATCCTTTTCTTCACTATGGCCGGCCCCGATCTCAGTGGACTTCTAAATCCTGACCTGCTCGTCTGGGCGCGCGAACAGTCGCGCATGGGCGTGGATGCTGCTGCGCAAAAAATTGGTCAGTCAACGGAGCGTTTGACGGAATGGGAAAGCGGGGAGCGTGTTCCAACACTCTCTCAATTGAGGACGTTGGCTAACGTCTATAAGCGTTCGATAGGAGTCTTCTTTCTTAACGAACGCCCGAAGGTTCCGCATCGTCCAGTTGACTATCGTCAGCTTGAGGTTAGCGCGATCGAGTTTATGACTCCGGCGCTGGCAAATGGCATTCGTGAGGCTGAAGCGAAACGTGAGGCTGCGTTGGATATCTTGGCGCAGTTGGAGGACGAGCCACCTGCTTGGAATCTGTCAATCGCGCGTGATATGCAGCCGGAGGCGGCCGCTGCGATGTTGGTGGAGCGGCTTGGCATCACAATGGCGACACGAGCAAGATGGACGGACCACTACGAAGCATTGAACGGTTGGCGTTCGGCGATCGAGTCTCTTGGCGTAATGGTTGTTCAATTGAGCAGGGTACCGATAAGGGAGATGCGTGGGTGTTCCCTTGCAATCTTTCCTCTACCGGTCATCATCTTGAACAGCGCTGATAGTCCGTTAGGTCGCGTATTTACATTGCTCCACGAGCTTACTCACTTGGCTCGTGCTGAAAGTAGCCTTTGCGATATCGTTGAAGACGGTCAGCGCGAACCGCTGTACGAAGAAGTCGAAATTTACTGCAATCACGTTGCTGGTAACGCTCTCGTTCCTCGGACCGAGTTGTTAGCGCTTAATGACGTTCAGCAGGCTAGCCGTACAACTACATGGGGAAATGACCAGCTACGAGTAATAAGCCGTAGATTCTGGGCCAGTCGTGAGGCCATCTTGAGGCGCTTACTTGACATGGGAAAGACGTCAAGGGTGCACTACCAGGAGATGCGTGCGCGCTTCGTCGCGGAGTATGAGGCGCTACGTGAGGATAGTAGTGGACGAGTGCCACAGTATCGATTGGTGCTTCTTAGTAACGGCAGATATCTAACGCGTTTGGCAGTTAATGCCTATGCTTCAAGCACCATTACGGGGTCTGAGCTTTCTCGCATCCTGAACACCAAGCTTGACCACCTCCCAAAAATCAAGAATGCACTTCGGGGTGAGGTTATTGCGTGA